A region from the Acidiferrobacter sp. SPIII_3 genome encodes:
- a CDS encoding heavy metal-binding domain-containing protein, producing the protein MSDTVPDLPQHARERLEGLRDTSRRGGIFTSDFSVNEFLMVGEAGFEPLGLVVGSCIYHTGIQYAGWAKNQEMAVLSQAMYEARELAMTRMEQEAQSLSADGVVGVRLEVKRMDWDKDILEFLAIGTAIAHSKGHPGFKGPSGKPFTSDLSGQDLWMLLQSGYRPLALVMGSCVYHVAHQGMFQSLGNVGRNVEMPLFTQAMYDARELAMERMQQEAKEAGAEGVVAVQLHEGSHNWQPHVIEFFAIGTAVKPIEDAAIIPERLVPQIVIPVND; encoded by the coding sequence ATGAGCGATACAGTCCCCGATCTGCCGCAACATGCGCGCGAGCGCCTGGAGGGCCTGCGCGACACGAGCCGCCGGGGCGGCATCTTCACCTCCGACTTCTCGGTCAACGAATTTCTCATGGTGGGCGAGGCCGGCTTCGAGCCGCTCGGCCTGGTGGTGGGCTCGTGCATCTATCACACCGGCATCCAGTATGCCGGCTGGGCCAAGAATCAGGAGATGGCGGTGCTATCGCAGGCCATGTACGAGGCCCGGGAGCTGGCCATGACGCGCATGGAGCAGGAGGCGCAGTCGTTGTCGGCGGACGGCGTGGTGGGCGTGCGCCTGGAGGTCAAACGCATGGACTGGGACAAGGATATCCTCGAGTTCCTGGCCATCGGCACGGCCATCGCCCATAGCAAAGGCCACCCCGGCTTCAAGGGTCCGTCCGGCAAGCCCTTTACGTCCGACCTGTCGGGCCAGGATCTCTGGATGCTGCTGCAGTCCGGCTACCGGCCGCTCGCCCTGGTTATGGGCTCCTGCGTGTACCACGTCGCCCATCAAGGCATGTTCCAGTCGCTTGGCAATGTCGGCCGCAATGTCGAGATGCCGCTCTTCACCCAGGCCATGTACGATGCCCGCGAACTGGCCATGGAGCGTATGCAGCAAGAAGCCAAGGAGGCCGGCGCCGAAGGGGTGGTCGCAGTCCAGCTCCACGAGGGCTCGCACAACTGGCAGCCGCACGTGATCGAGTTCTTCGCCATCGGCACAGCGGTCAAGCCCATAGAAGATGCGGCCATCATCCCTGAACGACTGGTCCCGCAGATTGTCATACCAGTAAACGATTAG
- a CDS encoding ATP-binding protein — MKTYSDGVLATMLADPESDRVERKESLKGGAPQAVREAVCAFANDLAGHGEPGVVFVGVGDDGTATGLEISDELLRQLADIKSDGNIVPPPSLLVEKRSLGGHDVAVITVWPCHTPPARYKGRIHVRWGPRRGLASAQDERILNERRRYRDLPFDAQPLPEATLDDLDLLRFEQEYLPSAVAPDVLAANERSREQRLAATKMVADKGTRPTVLGMLVIGKSPADWLPGAYTQFLRIAGRDLTATVEDEAAIYGTVADQIRRLEEKLETHNRRRVRFTDVDLESRAEIYPVDALRQLTRNAFMHRSYEATNAPVRVYWFDDRLEIHNPGGPFGCVTPDNFGQPGITDYRNPNLAEALRALGFVQRFGAGIAIARKALGARLRFEVQSGFVAAIVLQGDGHA, encoded by the coding sequence ATGAAAACCTATAGCGATGGCGTGCTCGCCACCATGCTGGCCGACCCCGAGTCGGACCGTGTGGAACGTAAGGAGTCCCTGAAAGGCGGGGCGCCACAGGCGGTGCGCGAGGCGGTGTGCGCCTTTGCCAACGATCTGGCGGGCCATGGCGAGCCAGGTGTCGTGTTCGTGGGCGTGGGAGACGACGGCACAGCGACTGGGCTTGAGATAAGCGACGAGCTGCTTCGCCAGCTCGCGGATATCAAATCCGACGGTAATATTGTGCCACCTCCGAGCCTGCTCGTGGAAAAACGATCGCTGGGAGGTCATGACGTGGCGGTCATTACGGTATGGCCTTGCCATACGCCCCCCGCGCGCTACAAGGGACGAATCCATGTCCGCTGGGGGCCGAGGCGCGGCTTGGCTAGCGCGCAGGACGAGCGCATCCTTAACGAGCGCCGCCGTTATCGCGACCTGCCATTTGACGCCCAGCCTCTACCGGAAGCGACCCTTGACGACCTCGATCTCCTGCGCTTCGAACAGGAGTACCTGCCGTCGGCGGTCGCCCCCGATGTGCTCGCCGCCAACGAGCGCAGCCGCGAGCAGCGCTTGGCTGCCACGAAAATGGTGGCGGACAAGGGGACCCGTCCTACGGTGCTGGGCATGCTCGTGATCGGGAAATCTCCGGCCGACTGGCTGCCAGGGGCCTATACGCAATTCTTGCGGATTGCGGGGCGCGATTTGACGGCAACCGTGGAAGATGAAGCCGCGATTTACGGCACGGTGGCGGATCAAATCCGGCGCCTGGAGGAAAAGCTCGAGACACATAACCGGCGCAGGGTACGATTCACGGATGTGGACCTCGAGTCACGAGCCGAGATTTATCCCGTGGACGCCTTGCGCCAGCTGACGCGCAACGCCTTCATGCATCGCAGTTACGAAGCGACAAACGCGCCTGTGCGCGTCTACTGGTTCGACGATCGTCTGGAGATCCACAACCCCGGAGGGCCCTTCGGGTGCGTGACCCCGGATAACTTCGGCCAGCCGGGAATCACGGACTATCGCAACCCCAATCTCGCCGAGGCGCTACGCGCCCTGGGTTTCGTGCAACGATTCGGCGCCGGCATTGCCATCGCTCGCAAGGCCTTGGGTGCCCGACTGCGCTTCGAGGTTCAATCAGGATTCGTAGCTGCCATCGTCCTTCAGGGGGACGGTCATGCATAG
- a CDS encoding AbrB/MazE/SpoVT family DNA-binding domain-containing protein codes for MTAVTVSEKYQIVVPEARAALGTRPGQSLRVLVYEGRVELLPERYPRDARLPRAS; via the coding sequence ATGACAGCGGTCACGGTCTCGGAAAAGTATCAGATCGTTGTTCCCGAGGCCCGGGCCGCGCTCGGCACCCGCCCCGGCCAGAGCCTGCGCGTTCTGGTCTATGAAGGACGCGTGGAGCTCCTCCCCGAGCGATATCCGCGAGATGCGCGGCTTCCTCGGGCCTCTTGA
- the glmS gene encoding glutamine--fructose-6-phosphate transaminase (isomerizing) has product MCGIVGAVAQRNVVPILIEGLKRLEYRGYDSAGVAVIDHEHCLTRTRSVGKVRELEGRLDAHMEGTTGIAHTRWATHGRPATENAHPHVCRKTVALVHNGIIENHATLRRAQMQLGYEFTSETDTEVIVHEIYRRLEETSDLLAAVRAALPSLRGAYALGVISNREPDRLVAARRGSPLVIGVGIGEHFIASDVAALLPVTQRFIFLEEGDIADLSRDAVTIYDAQGARVERPIKQSELSADAVARGEYRHYMLKEIHEQPRAIADTLENRIGLERVYEQAFGHAATDLFADIEAVQIVACGTSYHAGLIGRYWLEGLASLPCTVEVASEFRYRKPRVAPHTLFVTLSQSGETADTLAALAYARELGFARTLAICNAPESSLVRGSELVLMTQAGPEIGVASTKAFTTQLVALLLLVAVLGRRRALGPEGEARIVQLLRSLPGRIEQVLGLDGAVQAWVPFFANKQHALFLGRGTQYPVAMEGALKLKEISYIHAEAYPAGELKHGPLALVDSDMPVVAVAPNNELLEKLQSNLQEVRARGGELFVFADAQNGIREDAQTHVITVPPTDDLLAPIVYTVLLQLLAYHVAVSKGADIDQPRNLAKSVTVE; this is encoded by the coding sequence ATGTGTGGAATAGTAGGCGCGGTCGCGCAACGCAACGTGGTACCCATCCTCATCGAGGGCCTGAAGCGCCTCGAGTACCGGGGCTATGACTCGGCCGGCGTCGCCGTCATCGATCATGAGCACTGTCTGACCCGCACCCGCTCGGTGGGCAAGGTCCGCGAACTGGAGGGACGGCTGGACGCCCATATGGAGGGGACCACCGGCATCGCGCATACCCGCTGGGCCACCCATGGACGCCCGGCGACCGAGAACGCCCACCCGCACGTCTGCCGCAAGACCGTGGCACTCGTCCATAACGGCATCATCGAAAACCACGCGACCTTGCGGCGCGCGCAGATGCAGCTCGGTTACGAGTTCACCTCCGAGACCGACACCGAGGTGATCGTCCACGAGATCTATCGGCGGCTCGAGGAGACCTCCGATCTGCTCGCGGCCGTGCGCGCGGCCCTGCCGTCGCTGCGCGGGGCCTATGCCCTGGGCGTCATCAGCAACCGCGAGCCCGATCGCCTGGTCGCCGCCCGGCGCGGCAGTCCGCTTGTCATCGGTGTCGGCATAGGCGAACACTTCATCGCCTCGGACGTCGCCGCTCTTTTGCCCGTGACGCAGCGCTTCATATTTCTCGAGGAGGGCGATATCGCCGATCTGAGCCGCGATGCCGTCACCATCTACGATGCGCAAGGCGCGCGCGTGGAGCGCCCGATAAAGCAGAGCGAGTTGTCGGCCGACGCCGTCGCGCGCGGCGAGTACCGCCACTACATGCTGAAAGAGATCCACGAGCAGCCGCGCGCGATTGCCGACACCCTGGAAAATCGTATCGGCCTGGAGCGCGTCTATGAACAGGCCTTCGGTCATGCCGCCACTGACCTGTTCGCGGACATCGAGGCCGTACAGATCGTGGCCTGCGGCACGAGCTATCATGCGGGGCTTATCGGACGCTATTGGCTCGAGGGCCTGGCGAGCCTGCCATGCACGGTCGAGGTGGCAAGCGAGTTTCGGTACCGCAAGCCGCGTGTCGCCCCTCATACGCTGTTTGTGACGCTCTCGCAGTCCGGTGAGACCGCCGATACCCTGGCGGCCCTTGCCTATGCGCGCGAGCTTGGCTTCGCGCGCACGCTTGCCATCTGCAATGCCCCGGAGAGCTCGCTCGTGCGCGGCTCGGAGCTCGTGCTCATGACCCAGGCGGGCCCCGAGATCGGGGTGGCCTCGACCAAGGCCTTCACCACCCAGCTCGTGGCCCTGCTGCTGCTAGTCGCGGTGCTCGGCCGCCGGCGCGCGCTGGGGCCCGAGGGCGAGGCCCGCATCGTGCAGTTGCTGCGCAGTCTCCCCGGCCGGATCGAGCAAGTCCTCGGCTTGGACGGGGCCGTGCAGGCGTGGGTGCCGTTTTTTGCCAACAAGCAACACGCACTGTTCCTCGGCCGTGGCACCCAGTACCCGGTGGCCATGGAGGGGGCCCTGAAGTTGAAGGAGATCTCCTATATCCATGCCGAGGCCTATCCAGCCGGCGAATTGAAGCACGGACCGCTCGCGCTGGTGGACTCGGACATGCCAGTGGTGGCGGTGGCCCCGAACAATGAGCTGCTGGAAAAGCTGCAATCGAACCTGCAGGAGGTCCGTGCCCGCGGGGGGGAGCTGTTCGTATTCGCCGATGCCCAGAACGGCATCCGCGAGGACGCCCAGACCCACGTCATCACGGTGCCCCCGACCGACGATCTCCTGGCCCCGATCGTCTACACGGTGCTCCTGCAGCTGCTCGCCTACCATGTGGCGGTATCCAAGGGTGCGGACATCGATCAACCCCGCAACCTCGCCAAATCCGTGACGGTGGAGTAG
- a CDS encoding PspA/IM30 family protein, producing the protein MSLFKRAAEVIEAKFSKIINAAEDPNDTLDLSYEKMLAGLQETRRHLADVVTEQKVLEQQMAAAQAEITRHDGDARLALQSNREDLARAALTQKQAATVKLASLTEAHDNIAAQVQKLVEYEHKFQDKIDTFRTQKEVLKSQYGSAEAQVKVNESLSGLSDKLGGVGESVRRAKDKTEQMQARAQAVDTLADSGVLDDGDDRSQSERELDKLRSGGAVDAELERLKGEVKK; encoded by the coding sequence ATGAGTCTTTTCAAGCGCGCGGCCGAGGTCATAGAGGCCAAGTTCAGCAAGATCATCAATGCCGCCGAGGACCCGAACGACACCCTCGACCTCTCCTACGAAAAGATGCTCGCCGGCCTCCAGGAGACCCGCCGCCATCTCGCCGATGTCGTCACCGAGCAAAAGGTCCTGGAGCAACAGATGGCGGCCGCGCAGGCCGAGATCACGCGCCACGACGGCGATGCCCGGCTTGCCCTGCAATCGAACCGCGAGGACTTGGCGCGCGCCGCGCTCACCCAAAAGCAGGCCGCGACCGTGAAGCTCGCGTCGCTCACCGAGGCCCACGACAACATCGCAGCGCAAGTCCAAAAACTCGTCGAATACGAGCACAAATTCCAGGACAAGATCGATACCTTCCGTACCCAGAAAGAGGTCCTGAAGAGCCAGTACGGCAGCGCCGAGGCCCAGGTGAAGGTCAACGAATCGCTGTCGGGCCTGAGCGATAAGCTGGGCGGCGTGGGCGAGAGCGTGCGCCGCGCCAAGGACAAGACCGAACAAATGCAGGCCCGCGCCCAGGCGGTCGACACGCTGGCCGATAGCGGGGTCCTGGATGACGGCGACGACCGCTCGCAGAGCGAACGCGAACTCGACAAACTGCGCTCGGGCGGTGCGGTGGACGCGGAACTCGAACGCCTCAAGGGCGAGGTGAAGAAATAA
- a CDS encoding ParA family protein: MHSIAFFNNKGGVGKTSLVYHAAWMFTELGYRVLAVDLDPQSNLSIMALDEERLEALWPEGDHPQTLFGAVNPLFGGTGDIGAAHVEALSDSLGLLVGDLALSRIEDDLSTEWPRCVLGQERAFRVTSAFWRVIRKAAAQYQAGVVLIDVGPNLGAINRAALVASSHVVMPVAPDLFSLQGLKNLGPILRQWRTMWGEARGKAPTAIGETPSGRMMPAGYVLMQHAERLGRPTKAYAKWQNRLPIAYRESVLGEPLLTHAPGTDPNQIQRIKHYRSLMPMAMEARKPMFALKPADGAIGAHQASVMQCREDFERLVRELVARVGIDDGT, encoded by the coding sequence ATGCATAGCATCGCGTTTTTCAATAACAAGGGTGGTGTCGGGAAGACATCGCTTGTCTATCATGCGGCCTGGATGTTCACCGAACTCGGCTACCGGGTATTGGCCGTCGATCTCGATCCGCAATCGAACCTCTCGATCATGGCCCTGGACGAGGAGCGCCTGGAGGCGCTGTGGCCCGAGGGGGATCATCCGCAAACCCTGTTCGGAGCGGTGAACCCGTTGTTTGGCGGAACGGGCGACATCGGGGCTGCGCATGTCGAGGCGCTGTCGGACAGCCTGGGGCTCTTGGTGGGCGATCTGGCCTTGTCGCGGATCGAGGATGACCTGTCGACCGAGTGGCCACGATGCGTATTGGGCCAGGAGCGCGCCTTTCGTGTAACCAGCGCATTCTGGCGCGTGATCAGGAAGGCGGCCGCCCAATACCAGGCGGGCGTCGTGCTGATCGATGTCGGGCCAAATCTCGGGGCGATCAACCGTGCCGCCCTGGTGGCATCAAGCCATGTGGTCATGCCCGTGGCGCCGGATCTTTTCTCTCTCCAGGGCCTGAAGAACCTCGGTCCCATCCTGCGTCAATGGCGAACCATGTGGGGGGAGGCGCGCGGCAAGGCCCCCACGGCCATAGGCGAAACGCCATCGGGCCGCATGATGCCCGCTGGCTATGTCTTGATGCAGCACGCCGAACGTTTAGGGCGTCCCACCAAGGCCTACGCCAAATGGCAAAATCGCCTGCCGATCGCCTATCGCGAGAGCGTGCTGGGCGAGCCCTTGCTCACACACGCGCCCGGGACCGACCCCAACCAGATTCAGCGCATAAAGCACTATCGCAGCCTGATGCCAATGGCCATGGAGGCGCGCAAGCCGATGTTCGCCTTAAAACCCGCCGATGGCGCCATAGGGGCGCACCAAGCAAGCGTTATGCAATGCCGCGAGGACTTCGAACGACTGGTCCGTGAGCTGGTGGCGCGCGTCGGAATCGACGACGGAACGTGA
- a CDS encoding heavy metal-binding domain-containing protein yields MARFGPPSGSAQDDAGSLARQTAWNEALTRGTVPAFVKERLAETMTGKRPWVSTASPAGLLAQRSHGIRPLGLVSGNCWFQFGYSWTRGHYEGWHTALDRLRVEAGLMGANAVVDVTLRVRRMPGTENEGHMDYGVMGTAVRLDRLRESTNPALATVSALEFARLLESGIVPVGLAIGAHYDWFVANGYQTANAASFWNQEIAPLSSFLTRVRRQALQELRDDGVRLGSGVLAHTQHTELYRVEPDENNPYPRFLARYIALGTAILHDSRTLRPFGVRPVTSVRNPRLLAATNTVREVL; encoded by the coding sequence ATGGCCCGCTTCGGTCCACCCAGTGGTAGCGCCCAGGACGACGCGGGGTCACTTGCCCGGCAGACGGCCTGGAACGAGGCGCTCACGCGCGGCACGGTGCCAGCCTTCGTGAAGGAGCGGCTCGCCGAGACCATGACCGGCAAGCGGCCCTGGGTCAGCACCGCCTCGCCCGCGGGCCTATTGGCGCAGCGCTCCCACGGCATCCGCCCGCTCGGGCTCGTCTCCGGCAACTGCTGGTTCCAGTTCGGCTATTCCTGGACACGCGGTCATTACGAGGGCTGGCACACGGCGCTCGACCGCCTGCGCGTGGAGGCTGGGCTCATGGGCGCCAATGCGGTCGTGGACGTCACCCTGCGCGTGCGGCGCATGCCGGGCACCGAGAATGAAGGCCACATGGACTATGGCGTCATGGGCACGGCCGTGCGCCTGGACAGGCTGCGCGAGTCCACCAATCCGGCGCTCGCCACGGTCTCCGCCCTGGAGTTCGCGCGCCTGCTCGAATCCGGCATCGTGCCCGTCGGGCTTGCCATCGGCGCCCATTACGATTGGTTCGTGGCGAATGGCTATCAGACAGCGAACGCGGCCTCTTTCTGGAACCAGGAGATCGCCCCGCTTTCGAGTTTCCTGACACGCGTGCGCCGCCAGGCCCTGCAGGAGCTACGCGATGACGGCGTGCGCCTGGGCTCGGGCGTGCTTGCCCACACCCAGCATACCGAGCTCTACCGCGTGGAGCCCGACGAGAACAACCCCTACCCGCGCTTCCTCGCGCGCTATATCGCGCTCGGCACCGCCATCCTCCACGATAGCCGCACGCTACGCCCGTTCGGCGTGCGCCCGGTGACGAGCGTGCGCAACCCGCGGCTGCTGGCCGCCACCAACACCGTAAGGGAGGTCCTGTAA
- a CDS encoding type II toxin-antitoxin system VapC family toxin — translation MNVVDPCGWLEYFAGGEQAEFFAPALCDTKRRVVPTICLLEVFERVAQQRDVGQALPAVSLMRAGIVAELTADRRWRPRRLGIMHKRPLADAVVLATARYHGAEAWTLDAGFAGLPGVHYRQKTRAKRRQGPRDARPRKAVREQPMEALNVGIQDAACGISHGNQRAADRPAGLKGTRGIHREASSGTAVSGGWVDASDSPCYWKRLRALLFTRQNMFVVDKGRTSRGGRGDVMARC, via the coding sequence GTGAATGTGGTGGATCCCTGCGGCTGGCTCGAATACTTTGCGGGCGGCGAGCAGGCCGAGTTTTTCGCGCCCGCCCTATGCGATACAAAACGGCGGGTCGTCCCGACGATATGCCTTCTTGAGGTCTTTGAGCGCGTCGCGCAGCAGCGCGATGTCGGTCAGGCACTGCCGGCCGTTTCGCTCATGCGGGCAGGGATAGTGGCGGAGCTCACCGCGGACCGGCGCTGGAGGCCGCGCCGGCTTGGCATTATGCACAAGCGGCCCCTGGCCGACGCGGTGGTCCTGGCCACCGCACGTTACCACGGGGCCGAAGCGTGGACACTGGATGCGGGTTTTGCGGGTCTGCCTGGCGTTCATTACCGGCAAAAGACCCGGGCTAAGCGCAGGCAAGGGCCCCGGGACGCGAGGCCGCGCAAGGCGGTACGCGAGCAACCCATGGAGGCCCTGAATGTCGGTATTCAGGACGCGGCATGCGGGATTTCCCATGGCAATCAACGCGCCGCAGACCGCCCAGCGGGGCTTAAGGGAACGCGCGGCATCCACAGGGAAGCATCTTCCGGGACCGCCGTTTCCGGCGGATGGGTCGATGCCTCCGATTCTCCTTGTTATTGGAAAAGGCTGCGGGCTTTGCTTTTTACCCGCCAGAATATGTTTGTCGTCGACAAAGGCCGGACAAGCAGGGGCGGACGGGGGGACGTAATGGCGCGATGTTAG